The genomic window ACGCCTGTCAAAGTGATAGACCACCGCACAGGGCCGCTAGCCTgacccaccaccgcctcctcagcACCACACGGTTGCACCGACGCTGCCAGTCCAGCACCGTGCCACATGCCCTGCCCATCTCTCCATCTTTTTCCCTTTCTCTTGTGGCGGCAATTACCATCCAGCGACGAGAACGCGCGGTGCCTGAAAGAGCAAGCGGTGAGGTAGCCGACATGGCTAGCGGCGGCACTCGATAGGAACGACCCCGTCTTCAGGACCTGGTCACCTTCTTCAACACGCCATGGTCCACAAGATATGTATCACAACTCCCGGTTCCTCCTTCCTCTCCATCTTTCATCCTTTCTTTGTCAATCTGATTCAAATTCAACCTCTCACTCGCTTGAGGCCGAAAAATTAGCGGATTCTTTCAGGATTTTATTTCACCGTGCAAGGTTTAAAAAGAACACAACATGCCCATAAAATGAACAACAACACTGGGCCCACAAATAGAGCAACAAAGAGACTATAAGTGAAAATTAACAAGCGAACAAATAAAAGGCAGGAAAGTAGTCAGCGCAGCAAAGCGCGCGTATGCTTCTAGTACATACTAGAAGGTATTACAACTCGAGTCTGTTCTCACACGCTAGACGATCGACCTATATTACTTGCTCACTGCAGTACGTGCTGCACGCAGTCACTACACCTTGTACGGTCGATATGGATGCAAGAGATGAAGCAAGCTGGGGACTAGAACACTGCAGCACGCACGGACGCACGGCGGTTTCATTAATCAATGCCCGCGTCTACTTCTAACCAGCTAGTTTCAGATCTACGCTAAAAAGAAAAGCTAGTTTCAGATCTGGGGCCCCAATTCTTTTCCTCCTTACACGTATCCGTTCAATTTTAATATAATCTGACGTGTTAGCAAGCTGCTAGTCGACGGAAAATGAACCATATGCAGTTGGAAAGAAAGGAAAGTGACAGCGCATTTATCTCTACGGTTTAGAGGACACGTATTACCGTGAAAAAAGACAAACATGGAATGCTTCTTGATTTAGCGTGCACGTTTACGTAACTAGATAATACTAGTAGAATGCCTGCGCGTTGCCATGTGCATTTAAAAAATCTACTGGTTGCATATGTAAACATAACTGCGGAGCGACCCACGCATTTGTGCGTCTAGATTCTAGATGTACTACCATACATATCTTCATTTATACATGTTCATAAGTATATAATTTTGACACAATAGTTTTTATATGAACATGCATTTGTAATGCCATAGATCATAGCACTATGACAGAGACTCCGGAAAGAATAAACTGGTATTtcccacaaaaataaataaataaactggtATTGATTTTATTAACAATTTTATTACATTTTGTATAATGATACAAAACATTGGATTTTTTATTGCACATGTTGTTCTCATTATGTGCCTCTGTGACTCATGCGCCATAGATAATTAGACACTGGTGTAATTCATTTTAAACATCCTTTAAAAGAGATTTATATGAAAACGTAAATTAAGTATCCATGGGTTAAATCTAGACATTTCTCCTTTTCTCCACCTATCTCAGAATTAGTGGTATTGCTATTACGCGTAGACtagataatactccctccatctcataatataaTAGCGTTTTTTACACCACATTAGTgtcaaaatgctcttatattatgggaccgaGGGAGTACCTTACACGTATCCGTTTGTTGCTGGAATGTTTTGCAAAATAATATTTTAATGATATTTGATTGTATGGAACATATTGGAGCACTAATATAACAACTAAACCGGAATATATGTGATTTATTGTATTTAATTATTGTATAGTTATAAAATATTTCTTCATCTAAATAGCATATAAGAATGgaaattctcatgcatgtttggtgtgcctttttttcatgcatgttgcGTACTGAGATGACatacttgcatgttgagagaaaaaTAGATTAGTGGAGAGTAGCTATTTAGATATACAAAATATTAAGATATGCCGAATGGTAAAATTAATGCAAATTAATTAAACCGTTTATTAATTATCGCTTGAGTATAATGTTGTAACTAACTTTCTCTTAGTTCAAACTGGGTAAACTAGTTGGTGCACGCAGTTCAATAATTATTGTAGAAATGGGGAAGACTACCCAAATTACGAATAAAGCACGCCTCTCTCTATTTGTAGACATCAGAAAGTGTTAATAACCTACTTCGTTGTCAAATACTTAATTGAATTGAAAGCGGGCTACAAATTAATTATAACGAATTTCTGATGCACTGGTAATTAATTCTattgagctacggtttatttaatCTTGAATATCACACTACATTCAAATTAAATTTAAGTGTGACAAAATTTTATTTGGAATATAAAATTCGGGTTTTTTTTGTGAGCCTAATATGTGTCCACTTTGAAAATTTAAACcatgtatttttatttttatttaaaaatAAATCAGTTAAATCTTACTGACAGAGCCTGGAGATGCAATGATAAATTGCCCTATTACTATTTAGTCCGTGGGATACAACCTAGACTTACTGATTAGTACTCCGCCGTCCCATAAAACAATACGTTTTTGTAAGCTAAaatagcttgcaaaaacatcttacacTATACCAGAAAATGAACCATGTGCAAATTTCCCTGTTGAACGCATGACAGTTTAGTAGCTACAGCACCAGCTTTGGTCGATTTGAGCGACCACGCATGTACATGACACAAATGGTACGGTGGCTGACAATTTGACACCGCTATCCAACCCTATCTTCAAGCTAAAGTACTCATAAAACCGCGTGTCTATGGATCCCCCTTACCCTACACTGCACTATAAATACATGCGCTGCATGCATTCCCTTCTCATCGAGTCATCCTCAGCTACTTCACCACAGTGCTACCTACCTAGCGCTGCACCAACCAACCAGTAGCCAATTACGCAGCACTTGACCATGGCGCCCAAGCAGCTCCCCGCGGTCCTCCTCGCCGCCTGCGCCCTCCTGGCCCTCGCCGCGCCGTTGCTCGCCGGCGACCCCGACATGCTGCAGGACTTCTGCGTTGCCGACTACAAATCCCTCGACGGCCGTAAGTTGTACTCGTGTGCGCACATGAATAGGTCATGCCCAAACAAAgagtaatgcatgcatgcatgcgtgtataCTTGCAGCATTGCGGATGAACGGGTTCCCGTGTAAGAGGCCGGAGAACGTGACGGCCGACGACTTCTTCTCTACCGCGCTGGCACTCCCGGGCAACACCGGCAACCCGGTCGGCTCCGCGGTGACGGCGGCGAACGTGGAGAAGCTCCCGGGGCTCAACACGCTGGGCGTATCCATGTCCCGCGTGGACTACGCCCCGTGGGGCCTGAACCCGCCGCACACCCACCCGCGCGCCACTGAGATCATCTACGTGCTTGAGGGCTCCCTCGACGTCGGCTTCGTCACCACTGCCGGCAAGCTCTTCGCCCGCACCGTCTGCAAGGGCGAGCTCTTCGTCTTCCCCCGTGGCCTCGTCCACTACCAGAAGAACAACGGCGGCGTGCCGGCCATGGCGATCTCGGCATTCAACAGTCAGCTTCCGGGCACGCAGTCCCTCGCGATGGCGATGTTCGGTTCCTCGCCACCGGTGCCCACGGACGTGCTGGCCAGGGCGCTCCAGATCGACGGCGGCCTGGTGGAGGCCATCAAGTCCAAGTTCCCGCCAAAGTAACTAGCCATGCATGCATGAGGTTGGTTGGGTCGGCTCTACGTGCGTACGTGCTACCAATAATGACGAGGACCACGTAAAAATGCAGTTTTAATTCATTTACTTGAACCTTTGTACTATACGCTGATTCCTTTGTGTCGGTGCATGTTTAGTGAAAGGCCTCGTCAGTTCTACTGTTATAATTGTTCCTTTTTCTTCGTGAACTACTGGTGATTAATTTGTATGTGTCCATTATTGGTGAACGAATGTGCCTGATTGCCATGATATTGTTGGGCACTGAACAAGATATAGTCTCTATCTCCCTCTCTTTGATCGATCCTTCCTAATGTGTTTTGGTAAGTATGTATATCGAGTACAAACTCATGGTTCCAAAACATATTTTTACATGTCTACCAGAGATATCTATAAAAATATTTTGTACAATGCCAAATTATGGATATATAAATTATGCTAGCTGATATATTGACGTAAGATTGCATGCAAGTAATGACTTGGTGCATCTTAAACATGCACACTATATTGTGACTAGCGGTTAGCTAGGAGGTTTCCAAGCTGTTAGCTGCAGCTTGTATCTCCAAGCAGATATTAAGCTTTCTGTAAAAAGCTATGCCTTTGGCCCTTTCTCTAACATATATGTAAATACCGACTCGTCTCTTTGTCCATGATATATTTTGTTTCTAGACactgcaaaacaaaaacaaaataaatttTAACTATCGAGCGGACATCAACGTGAAGATTAAAATACCTTCCCATGCTTAGAAccaacttagagcatctccagcagttgccccccccccccccccccaaggacgCATAAAAACTGCTccttgggggcgagccggcgattcgTTCGGCGCTGGGGCGGTTTTGCGTCCAGTCGTCGCCCCTAGGCGCCGATGTTGGCCCACTTTTGAAGCCCCATTTCAGCGAAAAGGGCCCaaatgggcgagaataggcccatatttgGCGTGGTTCGCTgtggctcggcgttcaattatcaacataaatatttttttatcacatatttcatcgcagaaaaataaaatacttcaacaaaatagtacaacaacaaatagttcaatacaaattatataattcaacaaataaaaactcatatttcatcacacgtcgcgcctggtgtcgcccttgagcctccataggtgctctatcagatcttgctgcagttgatgatgcacctgtgggtctcggatctcctgacacatactgaggtaggcagtccaggttgccggtagctggtgatcaacttgagcaagaggaccctgcctgtggtatggttcagtgtcaaacactggctcttcctgctcactctcaatgatcatgttgttcaagatgacacagcaggtcatgatctcccacatttgatctttcgaccaggtctgagcggggtaccggacaacagcaaatcgagattggagcacaccaaatgcccgctcgacatccttcctgcaagcctcctgaatcttcgcaaaccaagcgttcttgcctccaggcacagtgtttttgatggtcttcacaaatgtcgaccatctcggatagatgccatcagctagatagtaccccttgttgtagtgccgcccattgatctcgaagttcaccggaggagaatgaccttcaacaagcttggcaaagacaggagagcactgcagcacgttgatgtcattgtgagttcctggcataccaaagaaggagtgcaaaatccagaggtcctgtgtggccaccgcctcaagtaccacactgcaaccgcctttggcgcctttgtacatcccctgccaagcaaatgggcaattcttccagttccaatgcatgcagtcgatgcttccaagcatcccaggaaatcctcttgctgcattctgtgctaggatccgagcagtgtttTCCGCATTgagtgttctcaagtattgcggtccaaacactgccaccactgcccgacagaacttgtagaaacactctatgctggtggactcggccatgcgcccatagtcgtcccgtgagtcaccgggagctccgtatgcaagcatcctcgtcgctgtcatgcacttctggatcgaggtgaatccaagtttgccggtgcaatccatcttgcatttcaagtagttgtcgaactcccggatggaattcataatcctgaggaagagctttcggctcatccgataacggcaccGAAATGTTCtgtcgccatgaagtggagcatcggcgaagtagtcggagtagagcatgcagtagccttcgagacgatgccggctctttgctttcacccgccccggtgccaagccacctcgccgcggcttttcattgctcgccagcagctaggcgagggcggcgagcatcATGAGATGCTCGTCTTCCtagacgtcggcctcggcttcctcctccagcagcgtggcgagcacttcctcgtcatccgagtccatcgccagggcaggcaaatcgccgaacaccttgcgcccggtgggcgtgcacccgccgctaaaccgcccctccgcggccggaatcggcggccggaaacgcccagctgcgcCCAGCTGCTgtcggaggggctgccgcggcgaacctctgctattttttccggcggggaatggctatctaccggtgaagggcgccgggcggcgccgggatatacctagtggcggccgagagtgcggggggtgggaggcgagtcgggggaagaaaatcttgacttttcacctgacggcgtgggccagccacgcttttcccttgcgccggagcccccaagcgccccccaaCACGCCAGGTTCGGCCTGCGGCCGCCGGGCGAAAAAAAGGGCCGAACCGGTGCTTTCcgtcgtcctgggggcgcgactggggcgtttttttgcgccggcgccgaaaaagtcgcctggtggggcctgttgggggcgtggctggagatgctcttaacatGGTACACACAACATTCAAAGGGCCTGTTACATACTCGATAAATCTGTTTAATAACATTTCTATCGCTCATTTGACAAAGATTTTCTCAAGGCAATCGACTGAGATTTAGTTTAGGCATAATATTTGTCTTGCGATTCATGTTTTATTTCTCTCTCAGGGAAATGGTAATTTTTCTTTTGACCATGATATGACCAATAAATTTATACTTTTAAATGTTAATCGACTAGTAAAGAGACGCCCCCCATAAATCTGATTATGGAGAAAAAGGAATTACAATGATGATCCAGGATTCCATCGGGTTGTAAATATTTAGATGGTATATTTGACATTTAAACAATGTCGAATGTGCACCTTTATCACTAATATTTGTAGGCGCATGTCAGAAGAAATATAAATTTGGATTATGAAATTATTTTTCATGAAACTAATTTTGTAATATCTTGATCTTAGAATCTAAACAATTTTAAACTCAAGGTGTTTTGGTTTCTAAAAAATTCAAACTTGTTTATCTTTGACCAAGTTTTAGGGAaaactataaataaataaaatataaaaatatatctCATTATGAATTTAACGATGCCAACATGATAATGTAGATGCTGGTATTTTTTCTGTATATTTGTTCAAAGATTAAAAAAGAAACAAGTTCTTCAAAAAGTAATACACAAATTATGAAAGGGAAACGTTGCGAGCCGGCAGACCGGCCGAACTTTCGGCCGGCTCGCTCGCCACGCTGGCTCCGACGCCCACGAAAACAAACCCCAGCGTAAGACATGTGTACGTGGTGGACCTCATACAACCGTCCCCCACTCCTATCCTTATCCTTTCCCTGGCCTTTCCTTTTGGCTTTTCTTCAACCTCCAGCCGCATCCTCTGCTCTCCAGAACCACGATTTTCTCTCCTCCACGCTGCTCACCAACCACCACAAGCTCCCCTCACTGGCGGCCAGTTTGTTGTCGCAGAACCAGCAACTGCTGGCGGGggagacgcggggggggggggggggtgctctggAGATGCTGGAGCCAGAGTCCACGCGTGCTGCAACCAGCACGACCGGCGGTGAAGACGACGAGCTCCGCTGCTGCAACTAGAGATTTTTATTGCTGGAACCAGACGGTAGAAAAGTTGCAACCACTTTTGGCAGGTGTTGGAACTGGACGACGTCGAGTTCGTTTTTGCTGGAACTGGCAAAATAAATTGCTGGAACCGGCAAGATATTTTGCTGCATAGGCAGGTGAGAGTTCATGGCTTACGGCTCCaccgttgaagcttttttcattGTCGGATGAAGCTTTTTTCGTCGCCAGATGAAGCCTTTTTGTCACTGGTTGTAACTTTCCTTTGGTTGTTCACAGTCTCCCGTCGTAcgagttgaaacttttttcatagccggttgaagcttttttcgttAGCGATTGTAGCTTTTTCCGTTGTCGGTTGCAGCACTGGGCACCTCTCCGGCGCTTGATTTTTTTTTGTTGCAAGCGGGGTATGAGCGCCAGCGCGCCGGTGAGCTCCGGTCGTCGCCACCGGAGCTACAACGGTTGCCAAGGAAGCTACAACCGCATGGGTGGGCTGTTGCATGGCCGAAGCCGGTGACGAGGACGGCCGCCGAGGGCTGGGACCGGTGACCATGGCGGCCGCCGAGGGCGGCGAGGGTGGCGACGAGAGACGAGGAGGGCAGGCGAGGGGGCGGCGACGAGGAAGAACACACGCGGCCGGCGAGACGCGGTTCCTTTTCTCGTACGCgctggcgagaggaagaagacgatctGAGCTAGCACGATTTGGTTGGATAAAGATCCAATGGCTCAGGACGGACAGATCTGACGACTAGGGTGCGACCGGCCGAAacgttcggccggcgcaccggcgcccatCATCGCCCATTATGAAAGGGAAGAGAGGGGGTATCTATGAGTGTCAAGAATAGAAAGGCTTGGGCGCACTTGCTTTCTAGAAAATTATCTATTTATGAGCAAGGGGGTAATTGATAAGATTTGTCCATGTTATGACACATAAAAACTCAAAACATTAAATTTAAGGATTTCAATCAAATTGGCATGCTACCCTTTTTTTTTACTGGCATGCTACCCTCACAAACCTTGCAGCAGACCACATTATAAGTGGATTGAAAAATTAAGGTGTGGAGTGAAAATTATGTGGCACCACAGGCAACTAAAACAGTTGAGGTTTTCCTGAAAAAACTATAAACAAGAAAACACGATCTAGGCCCGACGCTTGAATTAATGAAGGAGAATAATAAAACCACACAGCTAGGTTTGTTCAAAACTCATCGACCTGCTGGCTTCGCGTCCGTCTTAGGTACTTGCCTTTACGTGAAATAGCTGTACAGAAACGTATACTGTGTGTAAGTGCACACAATATAGAGTAGAAGTCACGTGATAATGAAAGGAAAATGCATGCGGCTGAACAACTAAAAACCGTGTCATTTTTTGGCAGTACTGAGATAAATTGCACGCGTGCTAGTTTGCATGGACAACACAATCATGATTTGGATCGACAGTTAACATATTAATTAAGCAACACTGTTTGGCCCAAAAAAGAAGTAACACTGCTCACTGTCGCACCTCTCACGTACATCGACCCCATGAGTAGCTGGTTCTACGAACCTCTCACGTACACCAAGCTTCCTCTTTTCACACCTAATtggcttttttttttgcggggtacctaaTTGGTTGACTGATCAACCGATCCGGCCATCAATCACGTCATCATCAAGTTAATTAAAGTAGCTAGTACGATCGATGGCATCAATAGATACCCACATCCCAATGCTCCCTTCTGCATCAAACCGAAAGTTCCTGAACTTGTTAACCACCTGCATCTAGATCACGCAGCTAACTAACCCATGGCTCAAAGGCACCGCAGATTAACTAGAAATTGTCCGATTTATTTATTAATAATAAATAATAGTTCTGTAATTCCGAAACTAGCAATGATAagttgaaattttgaaaaatagaaaGGACGCAATGATTAGTAGCGTCCAGGCCTGGTCGCTGTTGCGAACCACGTGGACACCTGGACGCTATTGTTAGCAGCATCTCGTGTTTGCTTGAACCTGGCTTTCGTGCGACCTAAGGGCAACTCTAAGGTGACACAAACTGGCGCGGattttcttcgttctttgttcATTTGGATTGGTCAGGCGGATGCAGTGTTCGCTTCTGTCCGCCTGTTTATAGATGCATCCAACACGGACGGAAGCATTTCACATTTGCGCTGGATTTTGgaaattttaaaaataaaacagcCATCAAAAGTCCTATTTATATTAATTAAATCTATTTTTAAACGAAAACTATAAGAACAGTCAACGACGGGTGGTAGATCTAGGCAGCGTCgtcgttgtcctcctcctccttggtcaggtCGACGTAGACTGGCGCCACAATCCACGGGAACACCTGTTGGAAGGTTGCCAGCTGCTATTCCACCTGCCACGACCGTCAGTGGTAGTGGAGGGACGAGCACGTGCGGTGCACTGGACGCACACAAGAAGCACTaccatcattaatagtatggatagcaccaatagtatagcaattatcatcatcacaatgagtagtaggagcaacatcatttggaagggatacctttttacctttgttgctccttttttcttcttcttcacattatgtgtgggttcaaccttcttctttgagatCCTTAtagacgagattggttgaatagagagcttctcctcgttacctgattcatcataagaaataataggaggataatgggaagtttcttccctttaattagtattctcttcatcttctgtttgctttcttttctttaggtaattggcaatataaggattttcaatgcaattcaccgcacaaaacatataaattgtctctagatcaaaatcaagaaggtTACAACAGGCAAATTCTGGAAGAAATTTAGTtaaacatttcatttcttcataacccataagcaaactaagttcattataatatgcaagggaaatcaaatcatcacaatttttggacacgattcgatcatgaaacaacttgcatcagagatgtaaatgaccactttcattgcaaagttcacaagtacggccaaggAAATATAATTCTTCAGCACTCAcccttagcctttcttgcaacaatttagtttctacatgcttatgcctcttgcaatatctatcttctctattttggtgtatctatgcaaacccaatcctctccacaaaaatcgacatgctcataggaggcattttcatcataactagtgcaatcatcattagtacatggatattcaaggagttcatattaacaacattgcaatcatgctcatcattcaaagatttagtaccaagcattttaatgcattcttcttctagcactttagcacaattttccttttcatcatactcacgaaagatattaaaaagacgaagcatatgagagAAACTCAATTccgttttttttgtaattttcttttataaactagaaaagtgataaaacaagaaacaaaaagattcgattgcaagatctaaagatataccttcaagaactcacctccccggcaacggcgccagaaaagagcttgatgtctactacacaaccttcttcttgtagacgttgttgggcctgcaagtgcacaggtttgtaggacagtagaaaatttccctcaagtggatgacctaaggtttatcaatccgtgggaggcataggatgaagatggtctctctcaagcaaccctgcaaccaaataacaaagagtctcttgtgtccccaacagactcaatacaatggtaaattgtataggtgcactagttcggcgaagagatagtgatacaagtgcaatatggatagtagataaatgtttttgtaatctgaaaatataaaaacagtaaggtaactaatgataaaagtgagcgtaaacggtattgcaatgctaggaaagaaggcatagggttcatactttcactagtgcaagttctctcaacaataatatagatagatcatataacaatccctcaacatgcaacaaagagtcactccaaagccactaatagtagagaacaaacgaagagattatggtagggtacgaaaccatcttgaatttattctttcggatcgatctattcaagagttcatactagaataacaccttaagacacaaatcaaccaaaaccctaatgtcacctagatactccattgtcacctcaagtatccgtgggcatgattatacaatatgcatcacacaatctcaaattcatctatccaaccaacacaaagtacttcaaagagtgcctcaaagtttctaccggagagtcaagacgaaaacgtgtgccaacccctatgcataggttcatgggcggaacccacaagttgatcaccaaaacatacatcaagtggatcacgtgatatcccattgtcaccacagataaacacggcaagacatacatcaagtgttctcaaatccttaaagactcaatccgataagataacttcaaaggaaaaactcaatccattacaagagagtagagggggagaaacatcataagatccaactataatagcaaagctcgcgatacatcaagattgtgccatagagagaacacgggagagagagagagatcaaacacatagctactggtacataccctcagccccgagggtgaactactccctcctcgtcatggagagcgccgggatgatgaagatggccacaggtgatggattccccctccggcagggtgcgggaacgggctctcgagaggtttttggtggctacagaggcttgcggcggcggaactcctgatctattgtcgtattcgatggttttagggttatgggaatatataggcgaaataagtcggtcgggggagccatgaggggcccacgagacaggggagcgcacccaggggggtgggcgcgccctcctatctcctggcctcctagaagcttccctggcttgtactccaagtctcccggatcatgttcgttccaaaaatcacactcccgaagctttcattccgttgggactccgtttgatattccttttcttcgaaaaactgaaacaggcaataaaacaacaatatgtgttgggcctccggttaagtggttagtcccaaaagtaatataaaagtgtataagaaAGCTCGTAATCatgcaaaatagataataaaatagcatgaatgcttcataaactatagatacgttggagacgtatcagcatccccaagcttaattcctactcgtcctcgagtaggtaaatgataaaagaaagaatttatgaagtgtgaatgctagcaggtgcacaaatttgatcaatgataatttcaatcaccttttctagcatgattatatgtcgtAAAAGTAGTTCGTCTCATAAAACtcctcaagatcaagtaacaagctattcacatgttaaagcatagaccataaactttcttgaacactagcaaacttcattctcagtcatcaaacaattgcaattcatcttatttttaggaagggtctatgtcagagctttgatttagcaaattccacatactcaactatcatatagtcttctacaattgcgaacactcacacaatacttatggtgatggagttttaatcagacactaagaaagataggggcttataatttcgcctcacaacgtattcacctttgggtgatgtcaacaataatagttcatgctaacttatatatatatatatatatatatatatatatatatatatatatatatcaggatctttctaacacgaggtgcttgccaaaggataaaatgaaaaagggaaaggtgaagattaccttgactcttgcataaagtaaaagacataaagtaaaagataggcccttcgcagagggaagcagaggttgtcatgcgcttttatggttggatgcacaaaatcttaatgaaaaagaacatcactttatattgtcacttgtatatggacctttattatgcagt from Triticum aestivum cultivar Chinese Spring chromosome 3B, IWGSC CS RefSeq v2.1, whole genome shotgun sequence includes these protein-coding regions:
- the LOC123066646 gene encoding germin-like protein 1-3 codes for the protein MAPKQLPAVLLAACALLALAAPLLAGDPDMLQDFCVADYKSLDGPLRMNGFPCKRPENVTADDFFSTALALPGNTGNPVGSAVTAANVEKLPGLNTLGVSMSRVDYAPWGLNPPHTHPRATEIIYVLEGSLDVGFVTTAGKLFARTVCKGELFVFPRGLVHYQKNNGGVPAMAISAFNSQLPGTQSLAMAMFGSSPPVPTDVLARALQIDGGLVEAIKSKFPPK